The DNA region atatatatatatatatatatatatatatatatatatatatatatatatatatatatatatatatatatatatatatatatatataggtcgataataattaataataaaaacatgttCACCTGGAAACACAACACTAATAGCTGCAGCCAAACCCTCATCCCGATCTGTTACGATTACGTCGGGTGCCTGGACTCTgccgtaaatatccctcaaTCGCTCCAACACtcaagaataagacacagccgcctcatctcgcatcaaacaaaacgcgaCCAAGAAGTTATGATTCGTTGGCatcattccaatgatttcgcaaaggggccacttttgcttattcgttttgtacgttgtgtttatcaacacaacatggggccacaAACGTAGCATCTGGATAGATGTCggattcgcaatcaataatctagtcaactgaccttcactatccaagtctgtccaaactacataattatgctccgtggccatatatagacagtgttgaagaggagtcctgCCAGCCatttcttctctccttattgattgtcttacattgtaaattttgattcatactagcataaaaacgaggaaaatgtcttctaattgaagacattataaacgctggttgcatgccagttgcactcagatctcgtatgtgctgcttGATATCGACAttcatcctatttactcttatttgaccatctatgtacatgaagaacgggtggttatgtcttcctttttcaccaggaaacactctaaccgtccaaAGTCTTTCCTCTGGGTTACGACtagttcctaaaatcataaatttacacccacaacctctacttttggaaccaggtcgggctgcattgtctaagttatgtAAATCACCCCTTCTATTAtcgtagcggtgacatcttaagtacagactcactctagaacgttcatctttttttttatatgaagcacgtgtaaattgaaatccAATTGTTACCGCTATCTCATTAGCCCAAGCATGTAactcatctacagaatcaaattctctatcggtaacaaatctatcagaataatctacattatccccaaaattttcaaagtcctgcaaataataattataataacattatcataatatatcaaaataataacaacttcaaaaataattataaaaaataagaagaattaatttttcaataaaataattaaaataaaataacattatcatagcacaataatacattaaaataaaataatatattacaacatttatgaaataaaaataacttaaaaaataatttaattaaacaaaaataaaaataacttaaaaaataattaacttaaaaaataatttaattaaacaaaaataaaaataacttaataaataatttaataaaaaaataatttaatttatgaaataaaaataacttaaacattaatttaattaaaaaactatttaatttatgaaataaaactaacttaaaaataaattttctaatttgaaGTTCacattaaaataacttaaaaaataatacaacatttatgaaataaaaataacttaacaaataatttacttaaaaaaaattaaaaataacttaaaaaataatttaattaaacaaatataaaaataacttaaaaaataattaacttaaaaaataatttaattaaacaaaaataaaaataacttaaaaaataattaacttaaaaaataatttaattaaacaaaaataaaaataacttaaaaaataattaacttaaaaaataatttaattaaacaaaaataaaaataactaaaaaaattatttaattaaaaaataatttaatttattaaataaaataaaaataacttaaaaatatattttttaattcgaagttcaaacaaaaaaaaaaaaaaattcgagtcgcacaaaaagtgcgactccacctaggtccagtcgcactttttgtgcgactcacccTAGgcacagtcgcactttttgtgcgatttgttatgttaatttttttatttttatattttttttaatttttaatattcaacACTActacactaattattataataacattatcataatataataatttcaaatacTTTAATTAACAAcaacttaaacaataaatttatttatttattttttttttttaaataaataaaaagaaaaaaaattaaaatctccagtcgcacaaaaagtgcgactcatcctaggtccagtcgcactttttgtgcgactggtttgtgcgactgcatcccaatttttttttttccggcAAAAATCGAACCGtttaattacttaccgaatcgttaCCATGCTCGTCTTGGTAATGCCATTGATGTTCGATGTAGAGATCtagcttgtttaagttaacgtagtgtttttaatgagtttttagagagaaagtaccgtgtttgaattcgaataTACTACAATAACGcatctgaaaattcaatatatataaagttcggataataatgttattaagcgataacagtgttattaagtgataaTAATAGTGTTGTTAAACATTTTTTGAGTGAAAtgacatttttgtaattttttaaatgtcaGGGGCAATATCGTAATTTCATTATAAAGgaggtggcgaaaaaatgaaaatggtggcgacaaataataattcccTAACTTTATTCTGTATTTTCTTGGCTTGCTTGTGTTCTAAGGCTAGATTCGCTGCTTCCTTTTTTAAttcagtttttatttatttatttttattttcaggtTTCTGCCTTTATATACTACTCCGGTAAacagtatataatatattctgcaGTTTCAGTTATGTCAAAggaccaactcaatcaaaagttttaagtttatggttgagagaatcaatttaattaaaagcttaaaatttatggttgagactccaatatatatatacatatatatatatatatatatatatatatatatatatatatatatatatatatatatatatatatatatatatatatatatatatatatatatatatatatatatatatatatatatatatatagagtaaattataataaactacctattATATACctctatttgcaaaaaactaccttatataaaatttttgcaaaaaactaccttatataatacttttctttgcaaaagactaccttctAACGGTTTGAAGCGTTTGACCGTCTTAATTAAcggttgactatcacgtgatagtcacgtgaGCTTATAAttctttccttcttcttcatttcagaatcTTCATTGCAGTTGCTTCCCATTCTTCATTCGAAAAGATCAATGCTCTAACTTCTTGAATTCGCTCCTTTCTTCCTTGCGACATCTTCTTGCTGAAACATCTAACCTATAGAGGTATGTAGTACTACTCAATTAaggttttgttcttcattgttgtattttattttgtctttaaaATTGAACTCGTTTTACAAATCTGCTTCCTTGGGCTGCGCTTTTCCCATTCAATTTCCTGTTTTTATCTTgtaatttgttaattgattgttgttgtgtgtGAATAATGTATTATGGTTcctaaaattagataaatcaataagatgaagaaattgaaaatctgaaAAAAGCAAGTACTTCGAAAATGCAGCATTCTGAGTTGGCAACTGAATTGGGCAATGTTAGGATAGATGAGGTGGAGCTCGAAAGATCTGATGTGGCACATGAGGTTGTGGATGAGTTGGAAAGAGCAAATGTAGATGTTGATGTTGGGCAAATGGGACCACCAAACACATATACGGGTTATAAAGAATGTGTAAGTGctaaccctagatctaaaaCAACTAACTCAGCTGCTATTtctaccctaaaccttaaactaAATGAGAGAGGCCACATAGAGCAAGAACTTTCTGATTTTGAGGATAGCAGTAATGATGATTACAGTTGTGGTGATGAGgatgaatatgataatgattctgatttgtttgcagaaaatgtagtttatggtctcgatgatgtgtttataggtgatgatgaaattagattgttagtagataaggaggttgatgaggaaaacaatagagacatatactttaatgatgatgaattggagtctgatgatgatgatttgggtgcattaaatgttgatgaggaaggtatagccagctatcctacattcaatcCTGAGGTTGATTTTAAGGGTAAGATCAATTTGACTTTAGGCCTTAAGTTTCCTTCTACATATGTCTTTAGAAAAGCATTGAGGTACCATGttattgaatgtggttacaattattattacctgcatAATGGTAGAAGTAGGATAAGtgtgtattgctacaatagatgCGATTGCGTGAAATCGAAAGCTACAATTGTgaactgtgtttgtgggaaggataagaagtgtttttttaaggttcatgctgtgaagttgaaagatgaggagacacttcaaataaggagttattttccCGAGCACACTTAtggtcaccaacaccaaaataacaaagtcactgctttatatttagctgagaaatacataCAGGATTGGAGGGAAAATCCAAATTGGGAATTAAAGGCATTTAAGAAACGGGTAAACAGGgagttaggttgtgaagtgaagtactctaagtgttacatggctaaaagaattgcTAAGAAAATGATAGTtggtgatgctagtgaagagtatagcAGGGTGTGGGATTATGCGGAAGCAATAAGGAGGTTTAACCCTGGAAGCACTGCAATCGTGAAATGCATCGGAATAGACACACCTCCACCCTTGTTccaaaggatgtatatatgtttgTCAGCATGTAAGGAGGGTTTTGTTGCTGGCTGTAGGCCTATTATATGTGTTGATGGGGCACATTTGAAGGGACCTTTCCCTGGGGTGTTGCTGACTGCTGTAGGTAAGGATGGAAACAATAACATCTTCCCTGTTGCAAGGGCTGTGGTCGAAACAGAAAACGTAGAAACTTGGACTTGGTTTCTAAATCTTCTCGTAGAAGACCTAAAGTCGGTTAATCCATCAAGTAGTTGTGTAGAAGCAGGATGTGAAGATTTTACCTTCATGCgcgataggcaaaaggtatGAACGTAATAACTTGTTAACACATATcttgtttcaaatttaaatattgttATAACCCTAATACTAATTTGTGGACAATGTAGGGTTTGATTGAAGCTTTGAACTCAGTGATTCCTGAAGCTGAAATTAGGTTCTGCTGTAGGCATATTTGGGCTAATTTCAAGATCAAGCTTCCTGGAGAGTTGTAGGCATATTTGGGTGCTGCAAACACAGCAAACATACCAAAACCAACATACACAGCAAGCACAACACAACAAACACTTAACCACTGTATGTTGTTGTTCTAGGCAGAAGgcaaacacagcaaacacaACATACACAGCAAGCACAACACAGCAAACACAACACACATTACATAAACACAAGTGTATTTACAGTACCTGCAAAgaaattaaatggaaaaaataaaagcttaattcattcattcattcatcatgatCAAGCTACAATACCCAAATCACTAttacaattattcttaaatagGTCCTAAACTTCAATTACTAGCCTTGATTATTACAAGaaacaccaacaaaaaacaaaagaaaaaccctaatacaaagcttgtaatctgatttccatgcttcctctcattcatccatttcttcttaatccttttaatttctgaaattgcttgttccttttcatgttccaagcaacaaacccttgatgtcaaaatcttgatttcggttgccaATTGTCGCTTCTCGTCCACAAGCTTGTTAGtgacttctctttgccaaacagccatttcaggttcatcaacccatttaaactttttgcatcccctccaatttgtatcaggatcataaaaaacgcaagtcttaaaccttcttcctggattttccttggtccatgaaaccctccttgcaaagggaactccacacccacatttttcagGTACCGATTTTTcggtagaagaagaagaagaagacattacTAATTACCTGGAAAAAATTGGGTTGTTTGAATGATTTAGGGATTGGAAATCAAGGGATTGATAGGGAGAAGGGagaaagacaaattacagcaacATTTTAGGGTTCTTCGAATGAAAGAAGGAGGAGCAACTGCAATGAAGATTCTGaaatgaagaacaaataaagcattataagctcacgtgactatcacgtgatagtcaaccgTTAATTTAGACGGTCAAATACAAAAAACCGTTagaaggtagtcttttgcaaataaatgtattatataagatagttttttgcaaaaaaatttagatagagtagttttttgcaaatagagGTATATaataggtagtttattataatttactcATATATACGACTGATTTTAATGGGGCTTATACAACGTTAACATCAATTTTTTGGTTTACATCAtctaattattatgattatatttaTGGATTTCGATTTTCATCAGAGTTAGACAAAGAATTTTTGGATTATGAGAGGGGAGTGCGTATTTCAGGAGTAAATGTTGAGGAAAATGAGACAATTTTACTTCCGACTTCGATAGAGTTGCTGCAAATCATGATAATTGAGATAAAGGGAAAAGGAGCATTAACAGATGTTTTACCCTCCCTAGTTGGGGCTTTAGACTTGCAGAGTATTTACATTGAAGAATGTAGAGGGTTGGAATACATATCAAAAGGGACACAACAATTAAACCTTGAAAGTTTATATCTGAAGGAGTTGCCTGACTTGATTAGGATAGTAGAATTCAAAAGTTGTTCCTTTTCCCTACTTAATGCAATAGAAATCTACGATTGTCCGAGGCTACAGGTGGTGTTTCCATTAATCAATTCCAAGCAGTTGAAACTCCCAAGCTTGAAATCATTACATGTAAGAGATTGTGAGGCGTTGGAGCAGATATTTGAAACAAACAACGACACTATTCCCAATCTTGTTCTTTCTCTTCCTAAATTACAGGTCCTATCATTGTGTAATCTTCCGAAATTGCACTGTATATACCAGGGGCTACTGGTATTTTGTGCTAATATTTCTGGTTTTGAAATTAATGAATGTCCGAAGCTCAAGGTGTTGAACGAATCAAAACATCGTCTAATGTTCTCTGCATCACCATCAATGCTAGCTTCCATTACCGAAGATGCAAGATTTTGGGAGATCGTCCGACAGCATGAAACCCTAAATGTTTCTCTCATTTCTGATCGAATCAATCAGATTATCAAACGCGATACCTTGCTTGGTGATGTAGATAATAAAGACGATGAAACAAAAAAGATTGTCTTTGATTTAACAAGTCAAATCCAATCACAGCTTCCACATTCACCTCTAATTTCGATTTCTGATGAAGCAGAGAAGAACAACAGACTAAAATGGGGTAAAACCTTATCCCTTATGACGATAAGAGAAAAAAACAACTACATGGGGTGGGAAGCGTCTTTATCTCTTCCATTACACAATGAGACAAACACAAGCAACAAAGGCAAATGGGGAACATCCTTATCCCTATCCCtttgttaatttttaagtaTGTAAATATTGCTTGCTCCATCTTATAATGCCTTTgctaaactttttttttcatattttatctaGATTTTAATAGTTGATACAGTTATTAACTGTAGCAACTATTGTTTATTaactgattttatttatttatatttattcatgtataatataaaatatagtcaagtgagatttgtttgatttgtcttaatacatattttcataatattaacttttaagaattttttatcatataaaactaaagatgttaaagattAATATCAGGTATTCGATATATTGAAAGAGTAGAAGCTATTAAAAACAAGAGAAAGTATGTTTCACAATAGCTGCTACggaataaaagaaaagtaatatGGATCAGAGAAGTagggagaagaaaaaaaagaaaaaatgtttaTCTCATTAAAGGCAAGTAGCCAAGTACAAGTTTTAAACCATTTTTAGCTAACTAATTGGTGACACAATTTCACTTACTAATCTATCCTAATTAGTAATTAGTCTTCACTAGGGATGGGCATCATCGGTATGATATGGGTCGGGtttaagtataaaataatatattaagtaATTTTTCGTCCATttatacaaaattatttggATTTTGATAAGTGTAATTTTTTGcactaatttatatcattttatgcTCATTAATATTGGATATTGTTAgtaattttgtgattttttgaatatatttatactatttatccattttggttattcatatTGATTTTGAGTGGGTTATATTATTTAAGCATAAAAACTTATGATTTTAAAGATGACGGAGTAACCTAAGGGAATTTTAGCTCGGTTGAAGATGTTTTATAAAGAAGACGAGCAAAagagttgaaaattttttataatgcaaaattttgaggtaaaatttgatacatgttcccTCTTTTGATCGTAGCTTTTGATAGAAAGAACATAATAATGCAAGGTTTGTGGAGTTAGAAACTAAATTTTGAGAGCTTTCCAATGGAACAGTTTATGCCCGATTTCGACAATTGAGCTAGAAATGGCAACCTTTCAAATTTGCTGCGATTTCCAATGCGATAAAAGTCAACTCGGTTTCATCTTTTGGGACAAAAAACGTCGTGTCGATGTTGCTTTTTGAAAAATTGGCTTTTGCTCGGTGACTAAAGTCGACTCAGCTTCAAATGGAAAGAGGAGAAAGCCGAGTCCACCTTACATAGGAAAACGTACTAGTACTTGCTCCAATTAAAAGAATATATGATGCTCTACATATATTAGCATTGAGATTGATTAAATTACCTTATAAATATTCTTTAAAaagtacaaataaaaaattaaattaaacccAATTTGAAATTTCATATATTAGGAAAAAGTTGCATTACAAATTTATAAGATCATACCAAGAGCAAAGTAATTTTCATTTATCAGGTCGTGCTTAATGGGCCCGGCCCGTTCAAGCAAGTCTGTATATGGCCTGTCACGCACATAGGGctactcacaagtcacaacctTATCAACCCTACTAATAATATTTAGATGGTGGAAATTATACATTATGACACACTATTATTCCActcaaattcttatatgagacggtaTTTCCGTAAGACGTGCTTTATACATAGGTTTAATAGCCCAATAACACCTATTAATATCAGATGAACTTTTTGTTTTGATGTCGTCTCACCGAGAGGTCTCGCACAAGAGTATCTCATCATTTTATGGTTCTCAAAGACAAAAATGACGACGAGATATAAAATTAAGGGGACTTATAAGGTGAGATTTGGTTTTGGGATTATTTAGGCCATGATCAGAGCCATGTTATCCAAAAACTTCATGTTAAATTGTGCCACACACAAAACATAAGAATAGTAGTCGAATCGGCTCAGTATAGATTTTTTTAGCTCATAGTATTATGTTTTCAACCCTACGTAAAAATATTGTTTACTAGTCTGCTCAACATCAACAAAGAAAACACACTGAAACAGACACACTACAGCTGCAAGTATTCATTTGCTAGTCGATTAGTCTGCTTTATTCTGTAGCAGCTTCATACTACCTTCTATCATTTCTAAATTTAGAAACCATCTGATTACACAGAGTTTTGGATGGAATAAGTTTCTAAAAATAGAGTATTTAGGCTTAAGCAACTACAAGTGTTGTTGCAGTTCATTCAAAGTGTTCCACCATACATGTATATCATGTTCCCTTCTCAACATATCTGCTATACGAATAATTACGCCAGGTACATTCCCACATTGTTGTAAGATACGATGTGCTACGCCTTCCATTTCTTCCGAGTCATATTCACTCACCTGCACCTCTTTTCGAAACAGCTCATGTGCTTCATCTTCTGACAACGGCTGCAGCTCGATTGTTTCTTGTGACTGCATTCTTCGCAAAACATTTGGTGAACGTGTAGTGAAAATCAATTTTCCCCCATTTGAATGCACAGGGATACCTACTTCAATTAATCTGAAATCTCTTATTAAACCATCTAGTATAAGAACAAATTTCCCTTTACTTCTCAAAGCTCTGTATAAAAAATCAGGCCGCCTACCTTCATCCTCTTCAGCTAATTCTAACCCAAGTGTTAGAGCAATCATGCTCGACAACTCATGGTTCGTGATATTCTCCCTAATTTGTACATAATAAACATTCGTGTTTACTAATATTCGGTTGTAGATATGCTTAACGATTTCTGTTTTGCCGGTACCTTGTGCTCCATGAACACCAATACATGATATCCGATCTGATTTTATAAACTCCAACACTTTCTTGATATTACCGAATGCTTCGCTACCTATTAGGTTGGAAGTCAGATAAGGAAGCTCCAGTCTTACATTAGATATCAAGGGAGCAGTCTGTAAAGACGTTCCAGTATCCAAGAGTTGTTCTACTTGCTGAAGTTTCTTGTCGACATGAACGATCCCTAACCAAGCGCGATAAAAGAAATCTACGAAAATGTTCATATCTCTTCCTGCCTGCTCCAGAATATCCTTAACTTGGTTATCCACAGTCTGCACGTTTTCCAACCAATTTCGTACTTCTGCCTTCACTTGGCGAAGGGTCTGATGCTCTGCAGCAGATGCCTCTGATCTGATGTCATGGGCTTTTCGGGTTAATCTTGTTGTTTTCATATGGAGGGTGTTTGTGTCGTTCTTCAAGTTGTTATAGTAGTTTAACCAATTAGGTAATTTGATCATGAAATTGATTGTATCGTTTATAGATTCCCTCATACTCCACATCGTCCCCAATAAACTAACGAAGTTGAAGGCAAGTGAAATTCCGAGCACAATGAGGGACAAAAATAGCACAGCTGAAGTATTTACATCAGGAAACACATAGTAAACATGATACCCTTGCAAATGAAAGCAGTGTATTTTAGTAGCATAATCAAAAACCCAGATGCGACTCGTACCCGTCTCTACTCACTTATAGGGTTTGAATCTTGTTCAAAaacctgttttttttttttttttttctaaaaacatattCAACTAATAAGGATTTTTTGATACAAATGAATATAGCCAGAGAAAGCATTaattaataagattaaaaaaaaacgtACCATATTCAAACATCATGTAGCTGTTTTGGTTTGCTGAAAAATATAGGCAGAGAAAGCTCTTGCAAATGAATATGAGAAGCCCAAGATATGAAATGAAAAAGTAAAGTTAAAGTTACTTCATAAATACCTCCTacatagagctgttcaaaacaaacccgatccgaaaatccgacccgaaaaaatgtaagttttttaggtttaccgaaccgatacttcactcaaaccgtttgataaccgaaaagggcaaaatcgaactcgaactgcaaccgaattttataaccgacatataaaccttaaccaaTGTTACCCGAAcagaacagtgatcgacccgagtcaaatccgacccgaattatgcacgtaaccgaatttaacctgactaaaaccgattaagatcgaactgtttttaacccgaactgatacaaacccgatcgattattaatcgaactgtttttaacccgaactgattgtaaatcgaactgttataaatccgaatcaaattttcacctagttttagcaaattaagtccaatttcagtttccTAATAATatggaaaaaggaagaacacaagttctatacaaaagagattgcatacagaatatatatatatatatatatatatatatatatatatatatatatatatatatatatatatatatatatatatatatatatatatatatatatatatatatataactaattgaaataaattgatctgcctattagggctggcaaaagctgacccgacctgctaacctgatctgaaaccgactcgaaattagcgagtttgggtttagatttttgaaccaattaattaaatgggtcaatccaaccagatctgtttattaaatgggttaggttcaggttgaatatttaaacccgaaaaaaacctgtttaacccatttattaaatttaagacggatcaacatttgccaaatacttcgtaaaactaagataataccaattaccatgtattgagggatttgtcagctgaagatgattttcaataaaaaaggaagttgtcccacatcggctaagggattcgtcagctgaagatgacttttaataacaaaggaagttgtcccacatcggctatgaaagatactaataaaagaaaaattctttaaatcacttccacagatctcataccaacttacgcagccacgccgtgagcacaaagcgaactattctttcgccttttactaaagaataccgtgtgctcgctgcattaagtggcatacgtttatttttggaggaagcctttaattaaggttaaatgggtcaaatgacctgaaatatatgaatttaatgacctaaaaaaaaagtaggttaaaagggccattagcaggttgatccgatatgctacagatcaggtcggtgtttcaatttttgacccattaattaaatgagtCAGGTTCATattaagggtttattgaccattatatatgatccgaacctgaaaatgacctaacccgacctgtttgacacccctatctgctatatctgataaaacaatcggtaattattttttgtaagtaaatgagcatacatcaattaaaaacctgactattaacttatttcgatattgacccgatcaatagttatccgtaaccgataactactcgaaaaataaagctcgaatccgatctgtacccgaaaaaaccgaaccaattagtaatcgatgacaacccgagaccgattgacactcgacacaaACTTCAACCGaaaccgaactgatgctaacccgatagcttgaataaccgatctctaaccgaaccgtgactaaccgactcgacccgagtgtaacccgttgtaacacacagcctaaaaataaccgatccgaaatgcaaccgaaccgaataacacccgtccgaaaccgacccgatcaaccgaatgaacacctctactcctACATTTCAATTTTGGTACTATTTATTGTTCAAGTTTATATTGCAACTAATatgtaagttaaaatataatcaagatataaaatgaaaaagtaaaGTTAAACGTACCATAgttaaatgaacaaaataacacattaaattgcgtaaaaaatcaaatatagtaagtataatgaaacggaaGAAGTATGTTAGAGTACGTATACTCCCTCTGTTATTTAATATTGTTCGCATATGCCATTTTAGTCATTCAACTTGTTGTTTTCATagacaatatttctatttatgtgATAGTCTCTagacaaaattattttatttatttttatttaatattttgatagTATATACTTATGGTCATTACATATTTTggtctttatatttttatctcactaattatttttatatattttaaatatttatgatatttatttttcttccaccaaatttgttattcaataaattaatatatccgccatctaaaaaattatatttttaaatttttgtgaaTGATTTTTTGTGAAAACAACTTTATGAAAAGAagataatactccctcttattcacctAATATgtcttatttgactttttaccatTTTTATAAATAGTGAAACAGGACCACATATGAAAGAAAAAAtgtagtgtttttaaattttgataggGGTAAAGTGGGattaataattgtaaaagtgTGAAAATATTAAGTTCAGTAAGAGTAAagttgataaaaataatatatcaaaaataaaaatgagat from Amaranthus tricolor cultivar Red isolate AtriRed21 chromosome 3, ASM2621246v1, whole genome shotgun sequence includes:
- the LOC130807975 gene encoding probable disease resistance protein At1g15890 isoform X1, whose amino-acid sequence is MMFEYAVLFLSLIVLGISLAFNFVSLLGTMWSMRESINDTINFMIKLPNWLNYYNNLKNDTNTLHMKTTRLTRKAHDIRSEASAAEHQTLRQVKAEVRNWLENVQTVDNQVKDILEQAGRDMNIFVDFFYRAWLGIVHVDKKLQQVEQLLDTGTSLQTAPLISNVRLELPYLTSNLIGSEAFGNIKKVLEFIKSDRISCIGVHGAQGTGKTEIVKHIYNRILVNTNVYYVQIRENITNHELSSMIALTLGLELAEEDEGRRPDFLYRALRSKGKFVLILDGLIRDFRLIEVGIPVHSNGGKLIFTTRSPNVLRRMQSQETIELQPLSEDEAHELFRKEVQVSEYDSEEMEGVAHRILQQCGNVPGVIIRIADMLRREHDIHVWWNTLNELQQHL
- the LOC130807975 gene encoding probable disease resistance protein At1g15890 isoform X2, encoding MWSMRESINDTINFMIKLPNWLNYYNNLKNDTNTLHMKTTRLTRKAHDIRSEASAAEHQTLRQVKAEVRNWLENVQTVDNQVKDILEQAGRDMNIFVDFFYRAWLGIVHVDKKLQQVEQLLDTGTSLQTAPLISNVRLELPYLTSNLIGSEAFGNIKKVLEFIKSDRISCIGVHGAQGTGKTEIVKHIYNRILVNTNVYYVQIRENITNHELSSMIALTLGLELAEEDEGRRPDFLYRALRSKGKFVLILDGLIRDFRLIEVGIPVHSNGGKLIFTTRSPNVLRRMQSQETIELQPLSEDEAHELFRKEVQVSEYDSEEMEGVAHRILQQCGNVPGVIIRIADMLRREHDIHVWWNTLNELQQHL